From the genome of Papaver somniferum cultivar HN1 chromosome 2, ASM357369v1, whole genome shotgun sequence, one region includes:
- the LOC113349709 gene encoding uncharacterized protein LOC113349709 translates to MSTSKEFQGVSSCYVFKSRLQEYAQKNKFLAPVYETLKEGPPHEPYFRSSVIVNDFKYDSLPGFCNRKAAEQSAAEVALVELAKLGNTDDSIRNPVHESGLCKNLLQEYAQKMNYAVPSYVCRMTETRGKGTSYTSTVDIGGIKYIGAAARTKKEAKLKAARTALLAIQSSTNGSHTNPSGDCQLTVLPPIKKAPEPAAAVDITKKNLKPRKNKFKKRWQKMKFLKKNGDQVTTDPTGEASGSTVIVNAGNCDEIHAQSSGVLDADMNDQSMQNVTSSDGSGIERFPTEEASGHTLNTSDIQTLGSAAEETMMDMEIRTAQDVGSANGSGLERLPAGEVCGMIVVRNTENTTEIQAHHGAAAAEAHLDMDIQCTQIGGLANESGLERMATGEASGNTENTNQIQAQGLGVAEAIVNPRFVQIGGSENIPESGGETLLAEAKLTYQEIKMEVQNDQGFSRNCESENGTGSGLQRLSAEAKQSFPETSSEVQNDQGFSQNGSGSGLQRLPDEEQKSLQEIIMEVQNDQGFFQNFELQNGSASGLELDEAQKSLQEINVEVENGQGFLQDFELQNGTASGLEGLPAEAQKSLQEIKMEVENDQGFLQNSELQNSGLEWFPAEAQKSLQEIKMEVENDQGFLQNSELQNATASGLERFLDEEKQSFQDAKIEIQDDQGFSP, encoded by the exons ATGTCCACCTCTAAAGAATTTCAAG GTGTATCTAGTTGCTATGTCTTTAAGAGCCGGTTGCAAGAATACGCTCAGAAGAATAAATTTCTTGCTCCTGTTTATGAAACTTTGAAGGAAGGCCCTCCTCATGAGCCTTACTTCAGATCCTCAGTGATTGTAAATGATTTTAAATATGATTCTCTCCCTGGATTTTGCAATCGCAAGGCGGCTGAGCAATCAGCTGCGGAAGTTGCGCTTGTAGAATTAGCTAAGTTGGGAAACACTGATGATAGCATCAGGAATCCAGTG CATGAATCAGGTTTATGCAAAAATCTGCTCCAAGAATACGCGCAGAAAATGAACTATGCGGTTCCATCTTATGTGTGTCGGATGACTGAAACACGGGGAAAAGGGACATCTTATACTTCTACTGTTGATATTGGGGGAATAAAGTATATAGGAGCTGCTGCAAGAACCAAAAAGGAAGCGAAACTCAAAGCTGCCCGAACTGCTCTCTTAGCAATCCAATCCAGTACTAATGGATCCCACACAAATCCTAGTGGTGACTGTCAGCTTACAGTTCTCCCACCTATTAAGAAGGCTCCTGAGCCAGCTGCTGCAGTtgatattacaaaaaaaaatctcaaaccgAGAAAGAATAAATTTAAGAAACGATGGCAGAAAATGAAATTCCTCAAGAAGAATGGTGACCAGGTAACTACTGACCCAACAGGGGAAGCTTCTGGAAGTACAGTTATAGTAAATGCTGGAAATTGTGACGAAATTCATGCCCAAAGTTCGGGGGTGTTGGATGCCGATATGAATGATCAGTCTATGCAAAACGTTACATCATCAGATGGAAGTGGTATAGAAAGGTTTCCAACAGAGGAAGCTTCTGGACACACACTTAATACTAGCGACATCCAAACCTTAGGCTCAGCAGCAGAGGAGACCATGATGGATATGGAAATTCGAACTGCACAAGATGTTGGATCAGCAAATGGAAGTGGTTTGGAAAGGTTGCCAGCAGGAGAAGTCTGTGGAATGATAGTTGTTAGAAACACAGAAAATACTACCGAAATCCAAGCCCATCATGGTGCAGCAGCGGCGGAGGCCCATTTGGATATGGATATTCAGTGTACGCAAATTGGTGGATTAGCAAATGAAAGTGGTTTAGAAAGGATGGCAACAGGAGAAGCTTCTGGAAACACTGAAAATACCAACCAAATCCAAGCCCAGGGTTTGGGAGTGGCCGAGGCCATTGTGAATCCTAGGTTTGTGCAAATTGGTGGTTCAGAAAATATACCTGAAAGTGGTGGGGAGACATTGTTGGCTGAAGCAAAATTAACTTATCAAGAAATCAAAATGGAAGTTCAAAATGACCAAGGGTTTTCAAGAAATTGTGAATCAGAAAATGGAACTGGAAGTGGTTTACAAAGGTTGTCGGCTGAAGCAAAACAAAGCTTTCCAGAGACCAGTTCAGAAGTTCAAAATGACCAAGGGTTTTCTCAAAATGGTAGTGGAAGTGGTTTACAAAGGTTACCGGACGAAGAACAAAAAAGCCTTCAAGAGATTATAATGGAAGTACAAAATGACCAAGGGTTTTTTCAGAATTTTGAATTACAAAATGGAAGTGCAAGTGGTCTAGAACTGGACGAAGCACAAAAAAGCCTTCAAGAGATCAATGTGGAAGTAGAAAATGGCCAGGGGTTTCTTCAGGATTTTGAATTGCAAAATGGAACTGCAAGTGGCTTAGAAGGGTTGCCTGCCGAAGCACAAAAAAGCCTTCAAGAGATCAAAATGGAAGTAGAAAATGACCAAGGGTTTCTTCAGAATTCTGAATTACAAAATAGTGGTTTAGAATGGTTTCCGGCCGAAGCACAAAAAAGCCTTCAAGAGATCAAAATGGAAGTAGAAAATGACCAAGGGTTTCTTCAGAATTCTGAATTACAAAATGCAACCGCAAGTGGTTTAGAAAGGTTTCTGGACGAAGAAAAACAAAGCTTTCAAGATGCCAAAATAGAAATTCAAGATGACCAAGGTTTTTCTCCGTAA
- the LOC113349710 gene encoding protein SICKLE isoform X1, which translates to MEESEKRRERLKAMREEANSEASHSVGTSTPTINLANPLVETSSVPQRPTGARRFDYYTDPMAAFSGNKRTNNHLYQAPPNSLPSPITQPTQSYPSAGPRNFYPIPPPSHQPQRAFEANPHHSPNSWRSPVAPPFYRNRGPPPEAWNRPSGTGGYGYPSNSSGFGGYRGTGFGRGVSPRPSVNPYPGSGSSYTFSNSPNHGTGRGGGRGRVSHACTSARERPEMFYNKSMMEDPWKLLKPVVRNSVGSEDWLPKSITKKKPRTSESTSNVGSQQSLAEFLAAALVEATSDASNL; encoded by the exons ATGGAAGAGTcggagaaaagaagagaaagattGAAAGCAATGCGTGAAGAAGCTAACTCTGAAGCTTCTCACAGTGTTGGCACCTCTACGCCAACTATTAACCTTGCTAATCCTTTAGTAGAGACTTCTTCAGTTCCGCAGAGACCAACTGGTGCTCGAAGGTTTGACTATTATACGGATCCAATGGCAGCTTTCTCCGGAAATAAAAGGACTAACAACCACTTGTACCAGGCTCCACCAAATTCTCTTCCTTCTCCTATTACTCAGCCAACACAATCATATCCTTCAG CAGGACCAAGGAACTTTTACCCAATTCCTCCTCCCAGTCATCAACCGCAGAGAGCGTTTGAAGCTAATCCTCATCACAGTCCCAATTCTTGGAGAAGCCCTGTTGCCCCTCCATTTTATAGGAATCGCGGTCCTCCACCTGAAGCTTGGAATAGACCTAGTGGCACAGGTGGGTATGGCTACCCATCCAACTCCTCGGGTTTTGGTGGTTATCGGGGCACTGGTTTTGGGCGTGGAGTCAGTCCTCGCCCGAGTGTCAACCCCTATCCAGGAAGCGGTAGTAGTTACACGTTCAGCAACAGTCCAAACCATGGTACAGGACGAGGTGGTGGAAGAGGAAGGGTTTCTCATGCTTGCACATCTGCAAGGGAGAGACCTGAAATGTTTTACAACAAGTCCATGATGGAAGACCCATGGAAATTATTGAAACCTGTTGTAAGGAATTCAGTTGGATCAGAGGATTGGCTTCCGAAATCCATCACTAAGAAAAAGCCCAGAACCTCGGAATCTACCAGCAATGTGGGTTCTCAACAAAGCCTTGCCGAGTTCTTGGCTGCTGCTTTAGTGGAGGCTACTAGCGATGCCTCCAATTTATAA
- the LOC113349710 gene encoding protein SICKLE isoform X2, whose protein sequence is MEESEKRRERLKAMREEANSEASHSVGTSTPTINLANPLVETSSVPQRPTGARRFDYYTDPMAAFSGNKRTNNHLYQAPPNSLPSPITQPTQSYPSGPRNFYPIPPPSHQPQRAFEANPHHSPNSWRSPVAPPFYRNRGPPPEAWNRPSGTGGYGYPSNSSGFGGYRGTGFGRGVSPRPSVNPYPGSGSSYTFSNSPNHGTGRGGGRGRVSHACTSARERPEMFYNKSMMEDPWKLLKPVVRNSVGSEDWLPKSITKKKPRTSESTSNVGSQQSLAEFLAAALVEATSDASNL, encoded by the exons ATGGAAGAGTcggagaaaagaagagaaagattGAAAGCAATGCGTGAAGAAGCTAACTCTGAAGCTTCTCACAGTGTTGGCACCTCTACGCCAACTATTAACCTTGCTAATCCTTTAGTAGAGACTTCTTCAGTTCCGCAGAGACCAACTGGTGCTCGAAGGTTTGACTATTATACGGATCCAATGGCAGCTTTCTCCGGAAATAAAAGGACTAACAACCACTTGTACCAGGCTCCACCAAATTCTCTTCCTTCTCCTATTACTCAGCCAACACAATCATATCCTTCAG GACCAAGGAACTTTTACCCAATTCCTCCTCCCAGTCATCAACCGCAGAGAGCGTTTGAAGCTAATCCTCATCACAGTCCCAATTCTTGGAGAAGCCCTGTTGCCCCTCCATTTTATAGGAATCGCGGTCCTCCACCTGAAGCTTGGAATAGACCTAGTGGCACAGGTGGGTATGGCTACCCATCCAACTCCTCGGGTTTTGGTGGTTATCGGGGCACTGGTTTTGGGCGTGGAGTCAGTCCTCGCCCGAGTGTCAACCCCTATCCAGGAAGCGGTAGTAGTTACACGTTCAGCAACAGTCCAAACCATGGTACAGGACGAGGTGGTGGAAGAGGAAGGGTTTCTCATGCTTGCACATCTGCAAGGGAGAGACCTGAAATGTTTTACAACAAGTCCATGATGGAAGACCCATGGAAATTATTGAAACCTGTTGTAAGGAATTCAGTTGGATCAGAGGATTGGCTTCCGAAATCCATCACTAAGAAAAAGCCCAGAACCTCGGAATCTACCAGCAATGTGGGTTCTCAACAAAGCCTTGCCGAGTTCTTGGCTGCTGCTTTAGTGGAGGCTACTAGCGATGCCTCCAATTTATAA